In a genomic window of Bradyrhizobium sp. LLZ17:
- a CDS encoding glycosyltransferase family 4 protein, whose amino-acid sequence MKILVHDYAGHPFQVDLSRELAARGHQVTHTYFHGDHGPKGRLHRTSSDPVGLSFKGVTLSRPYDKASFVKRRFGDVAYGKAIAQLILSLKPDLVISGNTPTEAQSAVVKASHKSGASFVFWVQDFYSIAVSKLLRKKLGVVGAAIGGYYSFLERGQFASSDAIVVITQSFADIAKKWVNAKDKVFTIENWGALDEISPLPKDNDWSLRHGLSDTFNFLYSGTLALKHNPQLLIELAKQVKGQANVVVVSQGVGVSELERAKNEQSIDNLILLPLQPFADLPKVLATSDVTVATIEPDAGMFSVPSKVQSYFCAQRPVLLAAPAENLASQVVRKSGAGLVVDPTDKGGFMHSAIQLMKDDTLRIGAAENGRKFALNNYDIKRVTDRFEIVFQYAIDARDTRKGTS is encoded by the coding sequence TTGAAAATTCTGGTTCACGACTACGCCGGCCATCCTTTCCAGGTCGATCTGAGCCGCGAGCTCGCTGCACGAGGCCACCAGGTTACTCACACCTATTTCCATGGCGACCATGGCCCGAAGGGGCGCCTCCACCGCACCTCCTCTGACCCGGTCGGTCTGTCTTTTAAAGGGGTAACCTTATCGCGCCCCTATGATAAAGCCTCTTTCGTAAAGCGGCGGTTTGGCGACGTCGCCTATGGCAAGGCCATTGCACAGCTGATTCTGTCACTCAAGCCCGACCTAGTCATCTCGGGAAATACACCCACCGAAGCCCAATCGGCCGTCGTGAAGGCCTCGCACAAGAGTGGTGCATCCTTCGTTTTCTGGGTTCAGGATTTCTACAGCATTGCCGTTTCCAAGCTGCTGCGAAAAAAGTTGGGTGTCGTCGGCGCCGCGATCGGCGGATATTATTCGTTTCTCGAACGGGGCCAGTTCGCCAGTTCTGACGCTATTGTGGTGATCACCCAATCCTTCGCTGACATCGCCAAGAAATGGGTCAACGCCAAGGACAAGGTCTTCACGATCGAGAACTGGGGCGCGCTGGACGAGATTTCTCCGCTGCCAAAGGATAACGACTGGTCACTCCGCCACGGACTTTCTGACACATTCAACTTCCTTTACTCAGGCACGCTTGCGCTGAAACACAATCCTCAGTTGCTCATCGAACTTGCAAAGCAGGTAAAGGGACAGGCAAATGTTGTCGTCGTGAGCCAGGGCGTGGGCGTCTCCGAGCTTGAGCGCGCAAAGAACGAGCAATCGATCGACAATCTGATCCTGTTGCCGCTGCAACCCTTCGCTGATCTGCCCAAAGTGCTCGCAACGTCTGATGTGACGGTTGCGACAATTGAACCCGATGCCGGCATGTTTTCTGTTCCGTCCAAGGTGCAGTCATATTTCTGCGCCCAACGCCCGGTATTGCTGGCGGCACCGGCCGAAAACCTCGCTTCCCAGGTGGTTCGCAAGAGCGGAGCGGGTCTTGTCGTCGATCCAACGGACAAGGGGGGTTTTATGCATTCCGCGATTCAATTGATGAAGGACGATACTCTGCGGATCGGAGCCGCCGAAAATGGTAGGAAATTTGCTTTGAACAATTACGACATCAAGCGGGTGACCGATCGTTTTGAGATAGTATTTCAATATGCTATCGATGCGAGAGATACGAGAAAGGGAACTTCATGA
- a CDS encoding NAD-dependent epimerase/dehydratase family protein: MTKTALVCGAGGFIGGHLVKRLKREGFWVRGVDLKFPPFAETEADDFAVGDLRDQYFCRQIADRKFDEVYQLAADMGGAGYIFTGAHDADVMHNSATINLNMLDACQKRNVRGMFYSSSACMYPEHNQMDPNNPNCAEDSAYPANPDSEYGWEKLFSERLYLAYNRNYGMRNRVARYHNIFGPEGTWDGGKEKAPAAVCRKVAQAISGGEIEIWGDGTQTRSFLYIEECLEGTIRLTRSEFEGPVNVGSEEMVTINQLVDVVSDIAGKKLHKRHIPGPLGVRGRNSDNRLIGQKLGWKPSATLRSGLEKTYEWIERQVHRNQKRAAA, from the coding sequence ATGACTAAGACTGCCCTGGTTTGCGGCGCAGGTGGGTTTATCGGCGGGCACCTTGTGAAACGCCTAAAGCGCGAAGGTTTTTGGGTCCGCGGCGTCGACCTGAAATTTCCTCCCTTTGCCGAAACCGAAGCCGATGATTTCGCCGTTGGCGATCTCCGCGATCAATATTTCTGTCGCCAGATCGCGGACCGCAAGTTCGACGAGGTGTATCAGCTCGCCGCGGATATGGGCGGAGCTGGCTACATTTTCACCGGCGCGCATGACGCCGACGTGATGCACAATTCGGCCACGATCAATCTGAACATGCTCGACGCCTGCCAAAAGCGGAACGTGCGGGGCATGTTCTATTCGTCGTCGGCCTGCATGTATCCGGAGCACAACCAGATGGATCCCAACAACCCGAACTGTGCCGAGGATTCCGCTTATCCGGCGAATCCGGACAGCGAGTATGGCTGGGAGAAGTTGTTTTCGGAGCGCCTCTACCTCGCCTACAACCGCAATTACGGCATGCGCAACCGCGTCGCGCGCTACCACAACATCTTCGGACCCGAGGGCACTTGGGACGGTGGCAAGGAGAAGGCGCCGGCCGCTGTCTGCCGCAAAGTCGCGCAGGCCATCAGTGGCGGCGAGATCGAGATCTGGGGCGACGGCACCCAGACCCGCTCCTTCCTGTACATCGAAGAATGCCTGGAAGGCACGATCCGCCTGACCCGGTCCGAATTCGAGGGCCCTGTCAATGTCGGCTCGGAGGAGATGGTCACGATCAACCAGCTCGTCGACGTCGTCTCCGATATCGCCGGGAAGAAGCTTCACAAGAGGCACATCCCCGGGCCGCTTGGCGTGCGAGGCCGCAATTCGGATAACCGGCTGATCGGGCAGAAGCTCGGTTGGAAGCCCTCCGCGACGCTCCGCTCGGGCCTTGAAAAAACCTATGAGTGGATCGAGCGACAGGTCCACAGGAACCAAAAGCGGGCTGCAGCCTGA
- a CDS encoding UDP-glucuronic acid decarboxylase family protein has product MRQTRKILVTGGAGFLGSHLCERLVSAGQEVLCVDNFYTGAKQNVGTLFQFPRFELMRHDITFPLYVEVDEIYNLACPASPIHYQYDPVQTTKTSVHGSINMLGLAKRVKAKILQASTSEVYGDPEVHPQTEDYWGRVNPVGPRSCYDEGKRCAETLFFDYRRQHNLSIKVARIFNTYGPRMQPNDGRVVSNFIVQALTGQPISIYGDGKQTRSFCYVDDLIDGLVRMMGTHDEITGPINLGNPAEFTMMELAETVIELTGAKSSIEFKPLPTDDPRQRQPDISRARDTLGWSPSVQLRDGLGKTIAYFDDLLRDSAA; this is encoded by the coding sequence ATGCGTCAGACAAGGAAGATTTTGGTTACAGGCGGCGCCGGATTTTTGGGCTCGCACCTTTGCGAGAGATTGGTTAGCGCTGGACAGGAAGTTCTTTGCGTCGACAACTTTTACACTGGTGCGAAACAGAACGTGGGCACGCTGTTTCAGTTTCCTCGCTTCGAACTCATGAGGCATGACATAACGTTTCCCCTCTATGTCGAGGTCGACGAGATTTACAATCTGGCCTGTCCGGCTAGCCCAATTCACTATCAATACGATCCCGTGCAGACGACGAAGACAAGCGTGCATGGATCCATCAACATGCTGGGTTTGGCGAAGAGAGTTAAGGCGAAAATCTTGCAGGCCTCAACCTCGGAGGTCTACGGAGATCCTGAGGTGCATCCGCAAACCGAAGATTATTGGGGGAGGGTAAATCCCGTCGGTCCGCGCTCCTGCTACGACGAGGGTAAGCGCTGTGCCGAGACGCTGTTTTTCGACTACAGGCGGCAACACAATCTCTCGATCAAGGTCGCGCGCATCTTCAACACCTACGGTCCGCGGATGCAGCCGAACGACGGCCGGGTCGTTTCGAATTTCATCGTGCAAGCTCTCACCGGCCAGCCAATTTCGATCTATGGCGACGGCAAGCAGACCCGCTCGTTCTGCTATGTCGACGATCTGATTGACGGCCTGGTGCGTATGATGGGCACGCACGATGAGATCACCGGACCGATCAACCTTGGAAATCCCGCTGAGTTCACGATGATGGAACTTGCCGAGACCGTTATCGAGCTGACAGGGGCGAAGTCCTCGATCGAGTTCAAGCCACTTCCAACCGACGATCCAAGACAGCGACAGCCAGACATCAGCCGGGCGCGCGATACGCTTGGCTGGTCGCCATCTGTTCAGTTACGCGACGGTCTTGGCAAGACGATCGCCTATTTCGACGACTTGCTGCGCGATAGTGCGGCATGA
- a CDS encoding glycosyltransferase family 2 protein, producing the protein MIVRFSSLSDPLVSVIVPAFNAADTVRDTVISALHQTYRNLEVIIIDDGSTDQTRVVAARLVESDPRVRYLYKENGGVASARNRGIADAKGDFVATLDADDLWYPTKLERQVQRFEASGPETALVYAWCCWIDSSGNVTGSAPPMRLEGNIVAQMCLGNVVISGSNALIRREALVAAGGFDESLRSRGGQGCEDWKLYMQIAERHKIAMVPEYLIGYRVQPGSMSDDFEQMMRSRRLVEAEFASSHPELAVQFAHGEAILARSLALRAIDRGQIRDAIDLLTNQSRGRFVAGFASLMWLAAGSTRRALRWLRRNDRSPTAKFLPKSSDPANNFP; encoded by the coding sequence GTGATTGTGCGTTTTTCTTCTTTGAGCGATCCATTGGTCTCGGTAATTGTGCCGGCATTCAACGCCGCGGACACAGTGCGCGATACTGTGATCAGCGCGCTGCATCAGACTTATCGCAATCTTGAAGTCATTATCATCGACGATGGCTCTACAGATCAGACCCGGGTGGTTGCAGCGAGACTTGTCGAGAGTGATCCGAGAGTTCGCTATCTTTACAAAGAGAACGGCGGAGTGGCGTCGGCGCGCAACCGCGGAATTGCAGATGCGAAGGGCGATTTTGTCGCCACACTTGATGCAGACGATCTCTGGTACCCGACCAAGCTAGAGCGGCAGGTCCAGCGCTTCGAAGCAAGCGGTCCGGAGACCGCGCTCGTATACGCGTGGTGTTGCTGGATCGATTCCTCGGGCAACGTCACGGGTTCTGCTCCGCCAATGCGCTTGGAAGGCAATATCGTCGCGCAAATGTGTCTCGGCAACGTAGTCATCAGCGGCAGCAATGCGCTCATAAGACGAGAGGCGTTGGTGGCCGCCGGTGGCTTCGATGAGTCGCTCCGTTCCCGAGGAGGTCAGGGCTGTGAAGACTGGAAGCTCTACATGCAGATCGCGGAGCGACATAAAATAGCGATGGTACCTGAGTATCTGATTGGATATCGCGTCCAACCAGGTTCAATGTCGGACGATTTTGAACAGATGATGCGATCAAGGCGTCTGGTGGAAGCCGAGTTTGCCTCTTCTCATCCCGAGTTGGCCGTCCAGTTTGCGCACGGCGAGGCGATACTCGCACGCTCGCTTGCGCTACGCGCGATCGATCGCGGTCAGATTCGCGACGCGATCGACTTGCTGACAAATCAATCTCGGGGAAGATTCGTAGCCGGCTTCGCATCCCTCATGTGGCTGGCGGCCGGTTCTACCCGACGTGCACTCCGTTGGTTGCGAAGAAACGATCGTTCACCGACCGCGAAATTTCTGCCAAAGTCTTCAGACCCCGCCAACAACTTTCCATAA
- a CDS encoding FkbM family methyltransferase: MGVNDGADSAYYLSLGYRVLGIEANPALADRLKDRFARELLGQQYILLNAGIAATEGQLDFWVSDVSEWSSFNREIASRNGTPHRPVTIPTRRFASVVAEFGVPLYCKIDIEGNDRLCLTDLTLETTPSYVSIEMSHPDADDDLELLRKLGYTRYKIVSQVTRAQPIPLLMTMGYRLPTFFNRALRYSTRKAFGVGTKDGWRFQLGSSGPFGEDTPGSWHPYDHVRRTWEALRDIDARFGTRGLAEWFDIHAAR; encoded by the coding sequence GTGGGGGTTAATGACGGCGCAGATTCTGCGTACTATCTTTCGCTCGGCTATCGAGTCCTCGGAATCGAAGCCAATCCAGCCCTTGCGGATCGTTTAAAGGATCGGTTCGCACGGGAACTCCTAGGTCAACAGTACATCTTGTTGAACGCCGGAATCGCGGCGACCGAGGGACAGCTGGATTTTTGGGTATCCGACGTCTCAGAATGGTCCTCATTCAACAGAGAGATAGCGTCGCGTAACGGCACACCCCATCGGCCTGTGACCATTCCCACTCGAAGATTCGCAAGCGTCGTTGCGGAATTTGGCGTTCCGCTCTACTGCAAGATTGATATTGAAGGCAATGACAGGTTGTGTCTGACTGACCTGACGCTAGAGACAACCCCCTCGTACGTATCGATTGAGATGTCGCATCCAGATGCGGATGATGATTTAGAGCTTCTGCGGAAGCTAGGCTACACAAGGTACAAGATCGTCAGTCAAGTTACGCGAGCGCAGCCAATACCTCTCTTGATGACCATGGGCTATCGTTTGCCAACCTTCTTTAATCGGGCCTTGCGCTACTCAACCCGGAAAGCCTTCGGAGTCGGAACAAAGGATGGGTGGAGATTCCAGCTTGGATCGTCCGGCCCATTCGGCGAGGACACCCCTGGGTCATGGCACCCTTATGACCATGTGAGACGTACCTGGGAGGCCCTCAGAGACATCGATGCGCGGTTCGGTACAAGAGGACTAGCCGAGTGGTTTGACATTCATGCTGCGCGATAA
- a CDS encoding glycosyltransferase family A protein has translation MDLSIIICTRNRGTRLCGTLGALRALRTSHRYEIIWVDNASTDDTARVLKDELASDPASRLIRCERIGLGAARNEGWKASRGKIVAFTDDDCYPSPDYVDAWIAAFSEYPDVGAMGGASCSTTGNMRELPSKRDKSRECSRNAPSCGPACCKAPMLPFGERPLN, from the coding sequence ATGGACTTATCGATCATAATCTGCACGCGCAATCGCGGCACTCGTCTGTGCGGTACGCTTGGCGCGCTACGAGCGCTGCGCACCAGCCATCGCTACGAGATCATTTGGGTCGACAATGCGTCTACGGATGACACCGCACGCGTATTGAAAGACGAACTTGCCAGCGATCCAGCTTCTAGGTTGATCCGTTGCGAGCGCATCGGGCTGGGAGCTGCTCGCAATGAAGGCTGGAAGGCCTCTCGAGGCAAGATCGTGGCCTTCACCGACGACGACTGCTACCCTTCTCCCGATTACGTCGATGCTTGGATCGCAGCGTTCTCAGAGTATCCAGACGTTGGAGCCATGGGGGGCGCATCCTGCTCTACAACCGGCAACATGCGCGAGTTACCATCGAAGAGGGACAAGTCGCGCGAATGTTCCCGAAACGCACCTTCGTGCGGGCCGGCATGCTGCAAGGCGCCAATGTTGCCTTTCGGCGAAAGGCCCTTGAACTGA
- a CDS encoding glycosyltransferase family 2 protein: MFPKRTFVRAGMLQGANVAFRRKALELIGGIDPELGAGTRFPCEDIDAVTAVLWAGFDGRFDPRPVVQHDHGRLGADVPALLDSYDRGRGGFYAKYILRPDTRTTVAWRWLRTAWNRRSWRGLRTLRLEMTYAAKYAASKGRYEFLLLGAPVCLMVLAFQCVATFFTAIGQPLRVRRASS, from the coding sequence ATGTTCCCGAAACGCACCTTCGTGCGGGCCGGCATGCTGCAAGGCGCCAATGTTGCCTTTCGGCGAAAGGCCCTTGAACTGATAGGCGGCATTGATCCTGAATTGGGCGCGGGGACGCGCTTTCCGTGTGAAGATATCGACGCGGTGACAGCGGTCTTGTGGGCCGGCTTCGATGGCCGATTTGATCCACGCCCCGTCGTGCAGCACGATCATGGACGGCTGGGAGCCGACGTGCCCGCATTGCTGGACTCCTATGACCGCGGGCGGGGCGGGTTCTATGCCAAATACATTCTTCGCCCAGACACACGCACAACGGTTGCCTGGCGCTGGTTGAGAACCGCCTGGAATAGGCGCAGTTGGCGAGGGCTGCGTACCTTGCGGCTGGAGATGACCTACGCCGCAAAATATGCTGCATCAAAAGGACGTTACGAGTTCCTGTTGCTGGGCGCACCCGTCTGCCTCATGGTTCTGGCGTTCCAATGCGTTGCCACGTTCTTTACTGCGATCGGCCAGCCATTACGCGTGCGCCGTGCCAGCAGTTAG